The Argopecten irradians isolate NY chromosome 16, Ai_NY, whole genome shotgun sequence genome window below encodes:
- the LOC138310036 gene encoding uncharacterized protein, producing MSAGSNYQGSGKMVEAKSKPKSDGLFIPAIECGVEINCLLDTGSTISVLHPYIFAAIDIKYRPVLSKHHTSFKVADGGLVVSEGAIDATLEISGKLVKHHMVIANISIPAILGYDFLHSHHCKIDMGNGVLHFDGDNLQCKKESQMGSVFSITVAENVVIPPESEMIINANIVGTSTSDADLEALLVEPSSQRLAKEGILVARSLSDPKHNKIIIRVANTNNEAYVLYKGTMAAKGELVSVLKESTEVHTSERVRSVS from the coding sequence ATGTCAGCCGGAAGTAACTATCAAGGGTCTGGAAAGATGGTTGAGGCTAAATCAAAACCAAAATCTGATGGATTATTTATACCAGCTATAGAATGTGGGGTAGAAATCAATTGTTTGTTGGACACAGGTTCCACTATTTCAGTATTACATCCATATATATTTGCTGCTATTGATATTAAGTATCGACCTGTACTGAGTAAACATCATACCAGTTTTAAGGTAGCTGACGGAGGTTTGGTAGTGTCAGAAGGGGCTATTGACGCAACATTGGAGATCAGTGGAAAATTGGTGAAGCACCATATGGTCATTGCTAATATTAGCATTCCAGCTATTTTGGGATATGACTTTCTACACTCACATCACTGCAAGATAGACATGGGCAATGGGGTATTACATTTTGATGGTGATAATCTACAATGCAAGAAAGAGAGTCAAATGGGATCAGTATTCTCCATCACTGTAGCCGAGAATGTGGTTATACCTCCGGAGTCAGAAATGATTATCAACGCAAATATTGTTGGTACCTCTACATCAGACGCAGACCTTGAGGCACTTTTAGTAGAGCCATCAAGTCAGCGCTTAGCCAAAGAAGGAATACTGGTAGCCAGGTCCTTGTCTGATCCTAAACACAACAAAATCATTATTAGAGTGGCAAATACAAACAATGAAGCATATGTCCTATACAAAGGTACTATGGCAGCTAAGGGAGAACTGGTTAGTGTACTCAAAGAAAGTACCGAAGTCCATACATCCGAGAGAGTGAGATCTGTAAGTTAA